One region of Pleuronectes platessa chromosome 18, fPlePla1.1, whole genome shotgun sequence genomic DNA includes:
- the LOC128461701 gene encoding lactose-binding lectin l-2 has product MILLLLLFTLTLGAVSPSDGPEVKLQQGNCEMAWFKFNNRYYKYVATRMTYAKAELNCLSQGANLVSIHSLDEHNFVQTLIEKFDHANGRIWIGLSDLQEEGSWMWSDGCPARFFLWTPGEPNNHDGPEDCVEKSYHADKKWNDAPCSVLIPSVCASRIMCPQ; this is encoded by the coding sequence atgatcctgctcctccttctgttcACCCTGACCCTGGGTgctgtgtctccttcagatGGACCTGAGGTCAAGCTGCAGCAAGGAAACTGTGAGATGGCCTGGTTCAAATTCAACAACCGCTACTACAAGTATGTGGCCACTCGGATGACCTATGCTAAGGCAGAACTCAACTGTTTGTCACAGGGAGCCAACCTGGTGTCTATCCACAGTCTGGATGAACATAATTTCGTCCAAACACTGATCGAGAAGTTTGACCATGCTAATGGAAGAATCTGGATCGGACTCAGCGACCTCCAAGAAGAAGGCAGCTGGATGTGGTCTGATGGTTGTCCGGCTAGATTTTTCCTTTGGACCCCAGGAGAGCCAAACAACCATGATGGACCTGAAGACTGTGTTGAAAAGAGTTATCACGCAGATAAGAAATGGAATGATGCACCGTGTAGTGTCCTTATTCCTTCTGTTTGTGCATCTCGCATAATGTGTCCTCAGTGA